The sequence GTTTCTACATTCCAACTTTCTGGAATACTATCTAAAGAATGTGCCTTTTGAGAATATCCCACAAAAGGTATTAATAATAAAGAGAGAAAGTAAATTATTTTTTTCATAAATGTCGTAAATAAATCAGATGTGACTTTTTTAACGATCTTTATGTAACATTGTTTCATTTTTGATACAAATAATAAAATAACAGTTGTGAATTATTAAATGATTCTGCTTAAATCACAATACAAATATCTGTAAAATATTATATATCAGCATTTTATTGAAATCGATTGATAACTATTTATAGTTGACTATACAAATTATACTCATTAAAATACTTTCGAACCCTCTTAAGTTACTTTATAAAAATGTAGAACTATTGCATTGCAATATCCTAAAACCAGAGGGGTTGCATTACTTTATAAGATGTTTAATTAAATGTTTCTACATATACATAATATAGTATTAAACTTTTTTGTACTTAGATTCTAGAAACAGTTGCAACCCATTTTAGGCAAATAAAAAAGGTAAGACTATCTTTAAAGTCTGACCAAAATTGTTTAAAAACAAAATTGCAATAAAGATGAATCTTACCCTATCGCAAAGGTATAAAATAGAAACGTATTTAGAAGAAGGATATTCAAATAGTTTTACTTCACTTACTTTATTTATTTTCGTGTTTAGCTTCAACATCAGCACATAAGAATAAGATAATTTCTATATTTCATCAATTGTGCAATGCACAAAAAAGGGCGTTTATCATAAACGCCCCCAACAATAAAGAAAAAAGATTATATAATTACGGGTTTTGTATCAAATTAGGTTGAACAAGAATTTGATCCTCTGGAATAAATTCTATCACTCTATTATGAGTTGGCTCAATTTGTTCGTAAGCACCTGAACCACTTAAATGAGTACCAGGGTACCTTCTATCCATTGTTTTATTATTTCTAAACACATCAAATTTACGATGCCCCTCCCAAACAAGTTCTAACCTTCTTTCTTGTAATACAATATCTAAAAGTTGTGTTCCTTCAGGGAAATCTGCTGCACTAGAATACGTTGTAATACCTGCTCTTTCTCTTATAATATTAACATTTTTAAGTGCATTTGCTTCATCACCTTTCTTAGCATAGGCTTCTGCCTTATTTAAATACAATTCTGCCAATCTAGATACTGTAGGCGACCATAAGTGAGGTTCACCTTCTTGCTTAGAGCATTTATAAATAAAATACTTCAGATATCCATTTCGGTGCTCCATCAAATGGTTTTTCTCGCAGTATTGTTTTGTACCTGTACCATCTACAAAATAATATTTAAGGTTATCATCCTGACCTTCAGTCTGTAAATTATATTGTTCTTCGTTATAAATAACGTAAGTATCATCTATCAATTCGGCTTGAACGTATTGCCAATCTTCATTTACCCAAAATACACTTGGAATTTGTTGTCCATTATCATTGACTAAATACTGAGGTTCAAAATAACTTTTTCGTGCATCTTCGGGATGCTGATTTATTAAATCAATAAACGTCTTTGAAGCATACATTTCTCCCCATCCTACATTTTTAATAGTTGCATACATTCCTCCAACAGTATACCAACCGTGGCCATAATCAGAATCTTTTGTGAATTTCAATGCAAAAATTTCTTCTGGATTCCCTTCTGGAGGAAGTTCTACAGAATTGGTGAGTTGACCTGTACTTAATAATTCATAATTACCAGAATTTATCACTTTATCAGAATAAGTGATGCTATTATCGAGATTGTCCATATAAAGGTATACACGAGACAATAATGCTTGGGCAGCTTCTTTACTTGCATAAATATTCCCTTTATTTATTGTCATTAATTCTTCCCCTTCTTTTAAATCTAGAAGCACTTGGTCGTAAACTTCTCCAACTGTTGCACGAGGGGGTAAATCTTTTACGTCTGTAGATAATTTTAAAGGAACACCCAAATTACTAGGTCCTTGTGAATATGGACGACCATAAACATTCACGAGGTAAAACAGTAACATTCCACGCAAATAGTAGTTTTCTCCAATTAACTGATCCATTGCTGGAGACACTCCTCTTTCTGCTTTTTCAATAATTTGATTACATCCTACAATTGTTCTATAAGAGTAACTCCAAAACCTAGATGACCTATAATTATTGGGAATATTTCTAAAATTATAAAAGTAAAACAAAGGGTCTGTTGTTGTACCACTTAAAGATACATTATCTGTTGGATATTCTGTTATTCTATGCCAATCATCAAACCAGGCAGATTCATCTTTTTTACCTTTTAAGTTGGCATAGTTTCCATTTGTTGCCGTTTGTAACCCTGCCTCTGTACTTAATAAATCGTCTGAATTTATAGAATTGTAAGGATCTCTATGGATGTCGCATGCGGTAACTAATGCGACACAAACTGCTGAATATATATATTTTTTGAAGTTCATTTTTATGCTTTTTAGTTTAATTAGAAAGAAAAATTAAGTCCCATCATCAAGCGTTTTGGTACAGGGTAGAAAGCAGACATATCTGAACCATCTCCCACTTCTGGGTCCATACCAGAATATCCCGTAACTGTCCATAGGTTATCCCCAGAAAAGTAGACTCTAGCATTTTTAATTTTCATTTTCTCATTAAATTTATTTGGTAGTCTATAGCCAAATGTTACGTTCCTTAATCTTAAATAACTTCCATCCTCTAAGTACCTAGACGAGGGTTTGTTACTCTGACTTTGATTATTGTATTCCAATTTTGGATGTGTAGCCACGTCACCTTCTTTTTCCCATCTATTCCAACCATCTTGCAATTGCATCTGATTATAAGATGCATAAGCCCCATCAGAATCATACGTTTCTCTAGCTGTATTGTAGATCATTGCCCCTTGCGAGTAAGCAAAGTTAGCATTTAAGAATACCCCTTTATAATCTACCCTTGCTGTAAAACCACCTTGAAAATTAGGAGTAGATGTACCCACTTCTTGCAAAGTTGCTTGAGCATAATCTTCTGTAATTGTGACTGTTCCAGTTTCCGGGTCAACACTTTCCCAAGTAGGATTGCCAGATTGCGGGTCTACACCTGCCCATTTTCTCAAATACCAAGTATCTATATCGTGCCCTACTTTTGTTATTTTATTTCCTCTAATTACATTTTGGTCTTGATACACCTCTGTTACTTGGTTTCTATTATGACCAATATTAAAATCAAAACCTAAAGAGAAATCTTTTCTTTGAATGGCTTCATAGGATACCATAAATTCTACACCATTATTTATAACACCACCAACATTTTCCCAATAGCCATCGAACCCAGATACGGCAGGAAGTTTTACATAATACAAGAGGTCTGATGTATTGATATTATAATATTCCAACGTAAAGTTTAAGCGATTCCAAAGACCAAAATCTACTGCAATATTTGATTGATAAGACTTTTCCCAACTTAAGTTATAATTTGGATACTGACTTGGTACTGCAGCAGGGATACCATTGTAGTTAAAATCTAAAGCATACAAGCTTTGATAAGGATACATAGATTCTGGTCTATTGCCTAAAGATCCGTAGCTTCCTCTTAACTTAAATGTAGTTACGGCATCACTTTTAAAGAATGCCTCTTTATTGATGTTCCATCCTCCAGAAATAGAGAAAAAGCTACCGTATCTGTTATCAATACCTACATTAGATGCTCCATCTGTTCTAAAAGAGAATTGAGCCATATAACGTTCATCGTAAGCGTAATTCATATTAAAAAGGAACGATTGTAATGCATAATCGTACTTAGTTCCTTGCACAGTTTGTGGCACTGCAGTACCGTCTAATATTTTAGTGCCTGGTACAATTCCATTTCCTTGTGCCGACATGTTATTATAGGTATAATCTGTGTATTCATAAGCAACCAAGGCATTTATATCATGCTTACCAAAAGTATTAAAATAACGGAGCATTTGATTTGAAAACTTATTGACAAATTCACTTTTAGATTGATAAATATTCCCAATCATGGCCTCTCCTGCAATCGATTGCGGGTCTGCATAAGAATAATTATTTCCATTACCGTAAGTAATACTATTTGTAGACACAAACTTTATATGTTTTGATATGTCATATTCAATATCAAAATTAGAGATCATATTAAAGTCATTCGTTTCCCCATAGTTCCATTGCAAATCATATAAATAATTATTCATATCTCTACCATGCCACATTACATTGGGGTCTCTTGGATTAACAGGTTTACCGTTAGCATCATAAGGATTATCCCAAGGCATATTTCTATACATTTGATATAAATCATGCTGACGGTCCATCGTTTCTTTGTAAGTAAGTGCTACTTTAGGTTTAAATACTAACCGATCGTTTACATTATAGTCTAAGTTCATTCTTGTCGTATAACGTTCATAATTATACCCTTTTACTGCACCATCTTCACTATAATATCCACCAGAAATAAAAGTTCTCATTTTCTCTGTACCTCCAGTGTAGCTTAGGCTATAATCTTGTGCAATACCATTTTGTGTACCGTTATTTACCCAATCTGTATTCTGATTTGTCAATTGGTCATAATTGTCTGAAATATCAGAAGGAATATCTCCTTGGTTTGGGAAACTTTTATAATAATCAACCATTTGTTGACCGTTCATTAACTTAAAATTTCCTTGATTTAATTGAGTAATACCTGTTTTTGCAGAAAAGTTGAACTGACTTGTTCCATCTTTTGCTCGTTTAGTAGTTACCATTACAACACCATTAGCACCTCTGGAACCATAAAGAGAAGTTGCTGATGCATCTTTTAAGATCGAAATAGTTTCTATATCTGCAGGGTTAATTTCTGGAACTCCATGCATAATAACACCGTCAACAACCCAAAGCGGATCAATAGAAGCATTCATTGATGCCTTACCACGAATTCGAATTTCTGTTGTTGCTCCCGGTTGCCCAGAGGTTGAAGCTACCTGTACACCAGCTGCTTTACTTTGTAGTAAGCCAGAAACATCTGGTGTTGTTACATCTAATAACTCATCTGCATCTAGTTTTGCCACTGCACCGGTTACAGATGTTTTCTTCTGAGCTCCGTAGGCTACGATTACAATATCGTCTAATTCTGTTACATCTGTTTGCAAAGTAACATCCAGATTTTGCTGACTAGAATAAGTTATTTCTTGGGGTTTCATTCCCATGTAGGTAAATAAAATTACCTCCCCACTTTTAGGTGTAATAATAGAATAGGCTCCATCAAAATTTGTAATTCCTCCCCTTGTTGTGCCTTTAATAAGTACAGAGACTCCAGGAATTCCTTCTCCTTTATCGTCTTTAACAGTACCTTTTAAAACATCTTGGGCGAAAGTGAAAATTGATGATAGTAACAGTAATGATATTAGGTATATCTTTCTCATTATTAAAAGTTTAAATAAATTAGTTAATTATATGTTGCTTAAAAAAATCAGTCTCTCATCTTTAATTATTATTAATTTTTAATAAACCATAATTACTATTTTTTATTATTTATTCCAAAGTATTGTTATTGATTAATATAAATAAAGTTAGTTATTTACTTTTATTAAGATATAACGAGGATGTTTTGTTAATAACTTTTATTTAAAATTATTATTAACTAGAAGGTCTAAGCGTTTAAAAATAGACACAACAGACTAGAATATAGGGTTAGAAATTTAATAACTACTCCTTAATCTAAAAAGACTTTTATATCAATACTATTTTTATTTTTAAATTCATATAGATCGACATATTTGGTGGTTACTACTTTATTGTTTCTTAAAATTTTGAGTACATACTTATATTTAGAGGCTACATGAATATTAAATATCCCTTCTTCTGAAGTAGTAGTAGTACCTAAAGTATTGCCTGCATCATCTTCAATAAGAACTTTCAGACCATTAATTTCATCATTAATTTCTTGTACTAACCCTGAAATCACTTTATTAGCACTTCTCATTAGTTCCCCATCAAAACCAATTAATAAATTTGCAGATTCACCTTCAAATAATGCTTTATAATCATCTCCGAAATAATTATCTTCATTAGTATAACCTGTTACATAAAACTCTGTTCTTCTATTTAATTGATGTTCTTCTTCTGAACAAGGTTCACATTTTATTTGAGGTTGAGACTCCCCATACCCTTTGTATACCATTCTATTAGCTGCAATACCATTTTTTACCGCATAATTAAAAGCTTCTTTTGCTCTCTTTTCTGAAAGTTGTTGGTTGTACCAATTCTTACCCCTCTTATCTGTGTGTGATGATAGTTCAATCTTAATTGTTGGGTTAAAAGTCATCATATTTACCAACGTATCTAATAAATACGATGCGTCATCTCTGATATCAGATTTATCAAAATCGTAATAGATACGTATTTTTTGTCCTGTGATTGGTTCTAAAGCAATGTCTTTCTTAATAAAAAGTTTTGTAGTAGTATTCAAAGCTCTTCTATTGGTAAAATACTTTGGACGTTCAGCTCTTAAATCATAATGTTCATTGGGTAAGCCTTTAAATTGATAATGTCCAACAGAATCTGTATAAAAAATTGTTTCTTTTCCTGTTGATTTTTCGTTGACTATTACTCTTGCTATAAGTGCTTTTTTTGAGGTAGAATCATACACTACGCCTTCTATTAATGGTTGTACTAATTCTAGAACAACTAACTCAGTATTTAATAATATCTGATCTACACTATCGCCTAAAACAGAATCTGCTTGATAAGAATATTTAGAACCTAGGATATTTTGTTTATTATTCCAGTCTTTAAAACTCACAGAAAAAATACCTGTAGAATCAGATTTAGTCACTACTTTCCCGTCAATAGTAATATCTGCTTCTCCTATAGGTACTCTAGAAAATTTATCAATTACTATCCCTTTAAAGTCTTTTCTAACAATTTCTAGAATATTGTCTCTTTGAGATTTACTTTGTTCTACATCTCTATTAGAGGATATATATTGTTTACCGCTTTTTGTTATTAAAACACCAAAATCATCAAAACTCGAATTTATTGGTATTCTAAGGTTAATGGGTGATGGCTGAATATTAGCTAAATCTTGTACAAACACATCTAGTCCACCTAGTCCACCCCATCCATTTGAAGAAAAGAAGAGTTTATTATGGCTATCTAATGTAGGGAAAAGCTCATCTCTTACTGTATTAATTTCTGGGCCTAGTGGTATTGGTCTAGACCAATCGTTCCCAATTTTTTCTGAATAATAAATATCACTACCTCCTATACCACCAGGTCTGTCAGAAATGTAATACAGTTTTTTATTATCTGGAGAGAAATAAGGGTGCCCTGTAGAGTAAGCTTCCATATTCCAAAGAAATGGATAAGGTTTGCCCCATTCATTCCCTTCTTTTTTAGAAAAATAGAGTTGTAATCTGCTAGCATTTGTATCAGATTGTTCTCTTTTTGTACTTCTTGTAAAAACCATTAAAGTTCCATCATTAGAAATACTAGCACTCCCTTCATGAAATTTGGTGTTAATACTTTTAGATAAGTTTGATATTTCATCGTTTTCGCCAACAAAATATAAATCTAAGAAGTTACCTCCATCCCCAACATACTTTTTTCTACCTGTCTGATCATCATTTCTATTCGATACAAATATAATCCCATTATTGTATTCTATCGGACTAAAATCGTCTTGTTTAGAATTGAATGGTGCAAACTTCACCTCATAAGCTTCTTCACTGCTTAATAGTTTTTCTATTTCTGCAATATTTTTCCTTTTTCCGTAAATTCTCTTTTTATCTTCTTTTTTAACTCCTTTAGCTGCTCTATCATATAGTTCTTCTGCTTCTTTATATTTCCCTATTTTAAAGAAAGCATCACCAAAGACTTCTGCATCATTTCCTTTTAAAGATCCTCCCAAGCTGTCTATTTCATTGTATAATTTAATTGCTTTTTTAGGCTTATTTATCTTATCATAGCACTCTGCCTGACGAACGGCATAAAAAACCTTATCATCACTTTTTTTTGCTTTTCTATATGCTTTCTGATACTTTTTTAGCGCTGAAGAATAGTCTAAGTTATCCACTTTTTGTGCAATTCTTTCGTCAGCATTTTTTATGTCAACATTTTCAATAGTCTGAGCATTTACTACAAATAATGTAGAGAGAAAGAAGATAGAAAATAATACGCTTTTCATAGTTAATAATATCTTGGTGTATGAATCTTAGCTTTTTTACTTTTAAATAAAAAATTCAACATAAACTCATGTGATCCATTCGTTACGCCTCGTGCTGAATTTGTAACTAAATCATAAGAATAGCCAACTCTAAACATTTTACCAAACTGAATTTCAGTAAGAAATGCAACTGATTCTTGTGTTCTGTAAGAAACACCCAACCATAAAATTTCATACAAAAAAGCATTCAAATTAACATCTGCTTGTACTGGTGAGCCCTCGGTTAATTTTATTAATGTATTGGGTTTTAAAACAACATTAGGTGATAGATGGAAGATATAACCACCAATAATATAGTAATGTCTTTTATCTTCTACAACAAGGGTAGAATTTGGATCTCCTAAGTCGTTTTCAACCAATTTCGGGGCTGAAATTCCAGCATAAATTTTTTCAGCATTATAAAAAATACCTGCACCTACTTCAGGTGTCAACTTAGATTCTGATTGCGAAGGTATTGAAGGGTCTGGAACATAAGAAGTAAGTTGTGCAAAGTTTACTGATACATTATTAAAGCCACCTTGTAAACCAAATGACAAAGTACCATTAAATGCAGCTATTCTATAAGCCAACATTACATCAAAATTTTGAATGGTAGACACCCCAATTTTATCTTGAGAAAACAAGCCACCTACGGCTATTTTTTTTGATCCTATAGGCGAATCTATTGCTACTGTTGATGTGCTTGGTGAGCCTCCTACACCAGACCAATGCTGTCTATAAATAAAAGTAGAGTTCACCCCTCCTTGTGCTCCAATATATGCTGGGTTTAAAAGCATTGCATTAAACATATATTGGGAATACATGGTAGCTTGTTGTGCAAAAACACCTTGAGCTACTCCTAGTATAAATAGAAATGAGTATAGTAGTTTTTTCATTATAAGTATTAAGTTATTTGGCAATAACCACAAATCCAGATCTAATTGAACTGCCGTCTCTTAGATCAATTTTATAAAAATATGTTCCTGCAGTTAAGTATTTACCCACTACACCATTATCGTGGTTTATACCTTCCCACTTTACAGTAGTATTGTCATATTTCTCATCATTATAAACAACATTCCCCCATCTATTATAGATAGTAACAGTATTATTTGGGTAAAATTCTATGTCTTTAATATGCCAATAATCATTGTAACTATCTCCGTTTGGAGAGAAAGATGAATAGATCACTAACTCAGGTTTTATATTAATATGCACTTTTGCCTCTTCGACTGCATAAACTTGTCCATTAGAGGCATTCCAACTAATGGAATCTTTACCCGCATAATTAAGATTAGGTTCGTATATAAATTCAGAAAATGACGACTCTGAAAATAAGTCGTTTTCTTCAACTAGAATATCATTATGGTATAAATTTCCATTTTCAGGTAAAGTAGAAATATAGATTTCCTTAATTACTGTATCAGAATATACTTCTAAGAAATCTGTAAGTGTTATTGGTATATCTGTATTCTGTGGACCTTCTTTA is a genomic window of Flammeovirga pectinis containing:
- a CDS encoding OmpA family protein — protein: MKSVLFSIFFLSTLFVVNAQTIENVDIKNADERIAQKVDNLDYSSALKKYQKAYRKAKKSDDKVFYAVRQAECYDKINKPKKAIKLYNEIDSLGGSLKGNDAEVFGDAFFKIGKYKEAEELYDRAAKGVKKEDKKRIYGKRKNIAEIEKLLSSEEAYEVKFAPFNSKQDDFSPIEYNNGIIFVSNRNDDQTGRKKYVGDGGNFLDLYFVGENDEISNLSKSINTKFHEGSASISNDGTLMVFTRSTKREQSDTNASRLQLYFSKKEGNEWGKPYPFLWNMEAYSTGHPYFSPDNKKLYYISDRPGGIGGSDIYYSEKIGNDWSRPIPLGPEINTVRDELFPTLDSHNKLFFSSNGWGGLGGLDVFVQDLANIQPSPINLRIPINSSFDDFGVLITKSGKQYISSNRDVEQSKSQRDNILEIVRKDFKGIVIDKFSRVPIGEADITIDGKVVTKSDSTGIFSVSFKDWNNKQNILGSKYSYQADSVLGDSVDQILLNTELVVLELVQPLIEGVVYDSTSKKALIARVIVNEKSTGKETIFYTDSVGHYQFKGLPNEHYDLRAERPKYFTNRRALNTTTKLFIKKDIALEPITGQKIRIYYDFDKSDIRDDASYLLDTLVNMMTFNPTIKIELSSHTDKRGKNWYNQQLSEKRAKEAFNYAVKNGIAANRMVYKGYGESQPQIKCEPCSEEEHQLNRRTEFYVTGYTNEDNYFGDDYKALFEGESANLLIGFDGELMRSANKVISGLVQEINDEINGLKVLIEDDAGNTLGTTTTSEEGIFNIHVASKYKYVLKILRNNKVVTTKYVDLYEFKNKNSIDIKVFLD
- a CDS encoding SusC/RagA family TonB-linked outer membrane protein; translated protein: MRKIYLISLLLLSSIFTFAQDVLKGTVKDDKGEGIPGVSVLIKGTTRGGITNFDGAYSIITPKSGEVILFTYMGMKPQEITYSSQQNLDVTLQTDVTELDDIVIVAYGAQKKTSVTGAVAKLDADELLDVTTPDVSGLLQSKAAGVQVASTSGQPGATTEIRIRGKASMNASIDPLWVVDGVIMHGVPEINPADIETISILKDASATSLYGSRGANGVVMVTTKRAKDGTSQFNFSAKTGITQLNQGNFKLMNGQQMVDYYKSFPNQGDIPSDISDNYDQLTNQNTDWVNNGTQNGIAQDYSLSYTGGTEKMRTFISGGYYSEDGAVKGYNYERYTTRMNLDYNVNDRLVFKPKVALTYKETMDRQHDLYQMYRNMPWDNPYDANGKPVNPRDPNVMWHGRDMNNYLYDLQWNYGETNDFNMISNFDIEYDISKHIKFVSTNSITYGNGNNYSYADPQSIAGEAMIGNIYQSKSEFVNKFSNQMLRYFNTFGKHDINALVAYEYTDYTYNNMSAQGNGIVPGTKILDGTAVPQTVQGTKYDYALQSFLFNMNYAYDERYMAQFSFRTDGASNVGIDNRYGSFFSISGGWNINKEAFFKSDAVTTFKLRGSYGSLGNRPESMYPYQSLYALDFNYNGIPAAVPSQYPNYNLSWEKSYQSNIAVDFGLWNRLNFTLEYYNINTSDLLYYVKLPAVSGFDGYWENVGGVINNGVEFMVSYEAIQRKDFSLGFDFNIGHNRNQVTEVYQDQNVIRGNKITKVGHDIDTWYLRKWAGVDPQSGNPTWESVDPETGTVTITEDYAQATLQEVGTSTPNFQGGFTARVDYKGVFLNANFAYSQGAMIYNTARETYDSDGAYASYNQMQLQDGWNRWEKEGDVATHPKLEYNNQSQSNKPSSRYLEDGSYLRLRNVTFGYRLPNKFNEKMKIKNARVYFSGDNLWTVTGYSGMDPEVGDGSDMSAFYPVPKRLMMGLNFSF
- a CDS encoding PorP/SprF family type IX secretion system membrane protein, whose amino-acid sequence is MKKLLYSFLFILGVAQGVFAQQATMYSQYMFNAMLLNPAYIGAQGGVNSTFIYRQHWSGVGGSPSTSTVAIDSPIGSKKIAVGGLFSQDKIGVSTIQNFDVMLAYRIAAFNGTLSFGLQGGFNNVSVNFAQLTSYVPDPSIPSQSESKLTPEVGAGIFYNAEKIYAGISAPKLVENDLGDPNSTLVVEDKRHYYIIGGYIFHLSPNVVLKPNTLIKLTEGSPVQADVNLNAFLYEILWLGVSYRTQESVAFLTEIQFGKMFRVGYSYDLVTNSARGVTNGSHEFMLNFLFKSKKAKIHTPRYY
- a CDS encoding RagB/SusD family nutrient uptake outer membrane protein, whose translation is MNFKKYIYSAVCVALVTACDIHRDPYNSINSDDLLSTEAGLQTATNGNYANLKGKKDESAWFDDWHRITEYPTDNVSLSGTTTDPLFYFYNFRNIPNNYRSSRFWSYSYRTIVGCNQIIEKAERGVSPAMDQLIGENYYLRGMLLFYLVNVYGRPYSQGPSNLGVPLKLSTDVKDLPPRATVGEVYDQVLLDLKEGEELMTINKGNIYASKEAAQALLSRVYLYMDNLDNSITYSDKVINSGNYELLSTGQLTNSVELPPEGNPEEIFALKFTKDSDYGHGWYTVGGMYATIKNVGWGEMYASKTFIDLINQHPEDARKSYFEPQYLVNDNGQQIPSVFWVNEDWQYVQAELIDDTYVIYNEEQYNLQTEGQDDNLKYYFVDGTGTKQYCEKNHLMEHRNGYLKYFIYKCSKQEGEPHLWSPTVSRLAELYLNKAEAYAKKGDEANALKNVNIIRERAGITTYSSAADFPEGTQLLDIVLQERRLELVWEGHRKFDVFRNNKTMDRRYPGTHLSGSGAYEQIEPTHNRVIEFIPEDQILVQPNLIQNP